The window AGCCGTTCGCGGCCGTCGGTGTCGGACATCAGGCACCTCCCGCCGCGTCGAGGATCGCCCGGCCGACCGGCGAGGCCACCTGGCCGCCGGTCGCGCCGGTGCCGAGGCCACCGCCGTTCTTCACGACGACGCCCACCGCCACATCCCGGTCCGGCAGGTACGCGACGTACCACGTGTGCGGCGGCGTGCCCTCGTCGCCGTGCTCCGCGGTACCCGTCTTCGAGGCGATGCCCGCCCGCCCGCCGGCGGTGTTGCGCTCGGAGGCGAGCATGAGCTGCTCGAGCTGCCCGGCGATCTCCGGGGACACCGCCTGGGTGATCTCCCGGGGCTGCGTGACGTTCAGCTCCCGGAGGTCCGCGCCGGTGATCCGCTTCACGACGTGCGGTTCCATCCGCTTCCCGTCATTCGCGACGGTCGCCGCCATCACCGCCGCCTGCAGCGCCGACATGGTGACGTCGCGCTGACCGATGGCGGTCTGTCCGAGGGCGGCGTCGTCGGGAAGCTCGCCGAGGGCACCGCCGGACACGGGCAGGCCGAGGTCGTACTGCTCACCGACGCCGAAGGCCTCGGCCGTGGAGCGCACGGCGTCGGCGCCGACGTCGATGGCCAGCTGCACGAAGGCGGTGTTGCACGACAGGGAGAACGCGGTCTCCAGGGTGACGTCGCCACCGCCGGCGCACGCCTGGCCGCCGTAGTTGGTCAGCGTCGTCGTGGTGCCCGGCAGGGTGATCTCCGGGGCGCCCGTGAGCAGGCTGCCGGAGGAGTAGCCGTTGTTCAGCCCGGCGGAGGTGGTGATGATCTTGAAGATCGAGCCCGGCGGCAGCGTGTCCTGCGTCGCGTGGTTGATCAGCGGGTTGCCCTCCCGGGAGGTCACGTCCGCCCAGGCCGTGGAGGCGGTGGCGGGGTCGACGATGCCGTTCGGGTCGTAGCCCGGGGACGACGCCATCGCCAGCACCTCACCGGTCGAGGGACGCAGCGCCACGGCCGCGCCCTCGTAGTTGCTGCCGGTGAGCATGTCGTGCGCGACCTGCTGCATCGCCGGGTCGAGGGTGAGCTCCAGGTTCGCGCCCGCGGACTCCTTGCCCGTGAGCGTGTCCAGCCAGCGGGACGTGAACAGCGCCGGGTCCGTGCCGTTGAGCACGGCGTTGTAGGAGGACTCCAGGCCGGAGGCCCCGTACTGGTCCGAGAGGTAGCCCGTCACCGGGGCGTACGCCGCCGGCGAGTCCGAGGGGTAGGAACGCTGGTAGAAGCCGTTCGCGTCCTGCTCGGAGGAGGCCAGCACGACCCCGCCCGTGGAGATCTGCCCGCGGGGGATCGACTTCATCTCGTAGAAACCACGCCGGTTGAGCGGGTTGTTGGCGTACTCGTCCTCCTTGAAGG of the Corynebacterium humireducens NBRC 106098 = DSM 45392 genome contains:
- a CDS encoding penicillin-binding transpeptidase domain-containing protein is translated as MNRSIRLAAAFALVLILILLANLTWIQAFKEDEYANNPLNRRGFYEMKSIPRGQISTGGVVLASSEQDANGFYQRSYPSDSPAAYAPVTGYLSDQYGASGLESSYNAVLNGTDPALFTSRWLDTLTGKESAGANLELTLDPAMQQVAHDMLTGSNYEGAAVALRPSTGEVLAMASSPGYDPNGIVDPATASTAWADVTSREGNPLINHATQDTLPPGSIFKIITTSAGLNNGYSSGSLLTGAPEITLPGTTTTLTNYGGQACAGGGDVTLETAFSLSCNTAFVQLAIDVGADAVRSTAEAFGVGEQYDLGLPVSGGALGELPDDAALGQTAIGQRDVTMSALQAAVMAATVANDGKRMEPHVVKRITGADLRELNVTQPREITQAVSPEIAGQLEQLMLASERNTAGGRAGIASKTGTAEHGDEGTPPHTWYVAYLPDRDVAVGVVVKNGGGLGTGATGGQVASPVGRAILDAAGGA